The following coding sequences lie in one Bacillaceae bacterium S4-13-56 genomic window:
- the def gene encoding peptide deformylase, producing MITMKDIIREGHPVLRQVANKVDLPPTEEEKETLSRMLEFLINSQDEKLAEELQLRPGVGLAAPQIGISKRMIAVHFTDYDEKEYSYGLFNPKIVSHSVEKSYLSTGEGCLSVDRDVPGYVPRHKKITVKATDLDGNEVSLRLKGLASIIFQHEIDHLNGIMFYDHINKQDPYAEPENCSPVDK from the coding sequence TTGATTACCATGAAAGACATAATAAGAGAAGGTCATCCAGTTTTGCGACAAGTTGCTAACAAGGTTGATCTCCCACCAACAGAAGAAGAAAAGGAAACCTTATCACGCATGCTCGAGTTTTTAATAAATAGCCAAGATGAAAAATTAGCAGAAGAACTTCAACTAAGACCTGGAGTTGGTTTAGCAGCACCTCAAATTGGGATTTCAAAAAGAATGATTGCCGTACATTTTACTGATTATGATGAAAAGGAATATAGTTACGGTCTATTTAACCCAAAAATAGTTAGTCACTCTGTTGAAAAAAGCTATCTTTCAACTGGTGAAGGATGTTTATCTGTAGACAGAGATGTTCCAGGATACGTTCCTCGCCATAAAAAAATCACAGTTAAAGCTACTGATTTGGATGGAAATGAAGTAAGTCTTCGATTAAAAGGCTTAGCATCCATCATCTTCCAACATGAAATTGATCATTTAAATGGAATTATGTTCTATGATCATATTAATAAACAAGATCCTTATGCTGAACCTGAAAACTGCTCGCCTGTAGATAAATAA
- a CDS encoding YkyA family protein, which yields MNLKKQLVMMLAIPAVLIGCSNEPNAEEEIYNHLENAVTQEEGFKEQQQPLIELEQQEKDLYDQIIDLGMNDFEQIKTLSQEAINLIEQREVKLELEKASIDSAKQEFDKIEQYISDLETDEQKEKVNQLKTAMENRYKAYNDLHDAYASSMELDKELYTMLQKEDLEKEELEQQIDKINASYDQVNELNSTFNNLTKEYNEAKREFYESTDLNVDYGDSENS from the coding sequence TTGAACTTAAAAAAACAATTAGTAATGATGCTAGCAATTCCGGCTGTTCTTATTGGTTGTTCTAATGAACCAAATGCAGAAGAAGAAATTTACAACCATCTAGAGAACGCCGTTACTCAGGAAGAAGGCTTTAAAGAACAGCAACAACCATTAATTGAATTAGAGCAACAAGAAAAAGATTTGTATGATCAAATTATTGATCTTGGGATGAATGATTTTGAGCAAATTAAAACATTATCCCAGGAAGCCATTAATCTCATTGAACAAAGGGAAGTTAAATTAGAACTTGAGAAAGCAAGTATTGATTCGGCTAAACAAGAATTTGATAAAATAGAACAATATATTAGTGATTTAGAGACAGATGAACAAAAGGAAAAAGTAAACCAGCTTAAAACAGCTATGGAAAATCGTTATAAAGCCTATAATGACTTACATGATGCATACGCTTCCTCTATGGAATTAGATAAGGAATTATATACAATGCTTCAAAAAGAAGATCTAGAAAAAGAGGAATTGGAGCAACAAATTGATAAAATCAATGCAAGTTACGATCAAGTCAATGAGTTGAATTCTACATTTAATAATCTAACTAAGGAATATAATGAAGCTAAAAGAGAGTTTTATGAGAGTACCGATCTCAATGTTGACTATGGTGATTCAGAAAACTCATAA
- the pdhA gene encoding pyruvate dehydrogenase (acetyl-transferring) E1 component subunit alpha, translated as MKRTLENIENQYETLQILNEDGQVVNEDLMPDLSDEDLKELMRRMVYTRILDQRSIALNRQGRLGFYAPTAGQEASQLGTQFVLDKEDFILPAYRDVPQLIWHGLPLYKAFLFSRGHFAGNQMEDVNALSPQIIIGAQYVQAAGVALGLKKRGKKNIAITYTGDGGASQGDFYEGMNFAGAYKAPAVFIVQNNRFAISVPVEKQSAAKTIAQKAVAAGIEGIQVDGMDVLAVYAATKEARERAVNGEGPTLIETMTYRYGPHTMAGDDPTRYRTSDLDNEWEKKDPLVRFRKFLEAKGLWSEDEENKVIDQAKEDVKAAIKQADQAPKQKVTDLIDFMYEELPANLKKQREEYEAKESK; from the coding sequence TTGAAACGAACACTAGAAAACATCGAAAATCAGTATGAAACGCTTCAAATTCTGAATGAAGATGGTCAGGTTGTAAATGAAGATTTGATGCCTGATCTTTCGGATGAAGATCTAAAGGAACTTATGCGTCGTATGGTCTATACTCGAATTCTTGATCAAAGAAGTATTGCTTTAAATCGTCAAGGTAGATTAGGATTCTATGCGCCAACTGCCGGTCAAGAGGCATCACAGCTTGGAACACAATTTGTACTTGATAAAGAGGATTTCATACTTCCTGCCTATCGAGATGTTCCTCAGTTAATTTGGCATGGTCTTCCGCTTTATAAAGCATTCTTATTTTCGCGTGGACACTTTGCTGGAAACCAAATGGAGGATGTGAATGCATTAAGCCCACAAATTATTATTGGAGCCCAGTATGTTCAAGCTGCAGGAGTAGCTTTAGGTTTGAAGAAACGAGGAAAGAAAAATATAGCAATCACTTATACAGGTGATGGTGGTGCATCCCAAGGTGACTTCTATGAAGGTATGAACTTTGCTGGAGCTTATAAAGCACCTGCTGTATTCATTGTCCAAAATAACCGTTTTGCTATTTCAGTTCCAGTTGAGAAACAATCTGCTGCGAAAACTATAGCTCAAAAAGCAGTTGCTGCTGGTATCGAAGGTATTCAAGTAGATGGAATGGATGTTTTAGCTGTATATGCGGCTACTAAAGAGGCTCGTGAAAGAGCTGTAAACGGAGAAGGTCCAACTCTAATTGAGACAATGACATACCGATATGGACCTCATACGATGGCTGGTGATGACCCGACACGTTACCGTACAAGTGACCTTGATAATGAATGGGAAAAGAAGGATCCACTTGTTCGTTTCCGTAAGTTCTTAGAAGCTAAGGGACTTTGGTCTGAGGATGAAGAAAATAAAGTAATTGATCAAGCGAAGGAAGATGTGAAAGCTGCTATTAAGCAGGCTGATCAAGCGCCAAAACAAAAAGTTACAGATCTAATTGATTTCATGTATGAAGAACTTCCTGCAAATCTAAAAAAACAACGGGAAGAGTACGAAGCAAAGGAGTCGAAGTAA